One stretch of Aeromicrobium fastidiosum DNA includes these proteins:
- a CDS encoding polyketide cyclase produces MIGDRWGVTDAETRRHFPCDVFVPEPAWRAWRGVAVDASPDAVWPWIAQLRLAPYSYDWIDNVGRRSPRELRGLPDPAVGDPFTATAGRPIGTIVSVEPGVHLTAKLAGAYMSYVLVDSGGTTRLLLKLAGRNGRAIGPVIVVGDLVMARKQLLTFKALAERRS; encoded by the coding sequence ATGATCGGTGACAGGTGGGGCGTGACGGACGCCGAGACGCGCCGGCACTTCCCGTGCGACGTCTTCGTGCCCGAGCCTGCGTGGCGGGCGTGGCGCGGAGTCGCCGTCGACGCCTCCCCGGACGCCGTGTGGCCGTGGATCGCGCAGCTCCGGCTGGCCCCCTACTCCTACGACTGGATCGACAACGTCGGACGACGCTCGCCCCGCGAGCTCCGCGGACTCCCCGACCCCGCGGTCGGCGACCCGTTCACCGCCACGGCCGGGCGTCCGATCGGGACCATCGTGTCGGTCGAGCCGGGCGTGCACCTGACCGCGAAGCTCGCCGGCGCGTACATGTCGTACGTCCTGGTGGACTCCGGCGGGACGACCCGGCTGCTGCTGAAACTCGCCGGCCGCAACGGCCGTGCGATCGGACCCGTCATCGTCGTCGGCGACCTCGTGATGGCCCGCAAGCAGCTCCTCACGTTCAAGGCTCTCGCCGAGCGCCGGTCGTAG
- a CDS encoding NADH:flavin oxidoreductase/NADH oxidase family protein produces MTVNDLSAPLTLPCGQVLPNRLMKSALSEVLATRDGAPDHRLERLYGTWAAGGYGLLVTGNVMVDGRQMGEPGNVVVEDERHLPQLTRWAKTTHDHGVPLWMQINHPGRQANPMALRQQSVAPSAIAVKIPGARTPRALTGAEIEDVIDRFAATAAVAETAGFDGVQIHAAHGYLLAQFLSPLSNQRDDQWGGDPERRMRFAIEVVRRVRARVSPGFAVGIKLNSADFQRGGFTEEESRDVVAALSTEGLDLIEVSGGSYESTAMFGGAAASTIAREAYFLEYARAVRDVAGGVPLAVTGGFRTRTAMESALASGDCDLIGLGRPTCTTPDAADVILRSPDSRVESHQIGFSRTGVLSRITDVKALNSAVDLGWHEDQLHRIAAGKAPDAARTKLATALSLVRRNGRDAFAKRRA; encoded by the coding sequence ATGACTGTCAACGATCTGTCCGCCCCGCTCACACTGCCCTGCGGCCAGGTGTTGCCCAACCGGCTCATGAAGTCGGCGCTCAGCGAGGTGCTCGCCACTCGCGACGGTGCCCCCGACCACCGACTCGAGCGCCTCTACGGCACGTGGGCCGCCGGCGGCTACGGACTGCTCGTCACCGGCAACGTGATGGTCGACGGACGACAGATGGGCGAGCCCGGCAACGTCGTCGTCGAGGACGAGCGCCACCTACCGCAGCTGACCCGCTGGGCCAAGACCACCCACGACCACGGCGTTCCGCTCTGGATGCAGATCAACCACCCCGGCCGCCAGGCCAACCCCATGGCGCTGCGCCAGCAGTCCGTCGCGCCCAGCGCCATCGCGGTCAAGATCCCCGGAGCCCGCACGCCGCGCGCGCTGACCGGCGCCGAGATCGAGGACGTCATCGACCGCTTCGCCGCCACCGCGGCGGTCGCCGAGACCGCGGGCTTCGACGGCGTCCAGATCCATGCAGCGCACGGATACCTGCTGGCCCAGTTCCTGTCGCCCCTGTCGAACCAGCGGGACGACCAGTGGGGCGGCGACCCCGAGCGTCGCATGCGCTTCGCGATCGAGGTCGTGCGACGCGTCCGTGCCCGCGTCTCGCCCGGCTTCGCGGTCGGCATCAAGCTCAACTCCGCCGACTTCCAGCGCGGGGGGTTCACCGAGGAGGAGTCGCGCGACGTCGTCGCGGCGCTGTCGACCGAGGGCCTCGACCTGATCGAGGTCAGCGGCGGCAGCTACGAGTCGACCGCGATGTTCGGCGGCGCCGCGGCCAGCACCATCGCCCGCGAGGCCTACTTCCTGGAGTACGCGCGCGCCGTCCGGGACGTCGCCGGAGGCGTGCCGCTCGCCGTCACCGGAGGCTTCCGCACCCGCACCGCGATGGAGTCCGCGCTGGCGTCCGGCGACTGCGACCTCATCGGGCTCGGCCGTCCCACCTGCACGACGCCCGACGCGGCCGACGTCATCCTGCGCAGCCCCGACTCCCGGGTCGAGTCGCATCAGATCGGCTTCAGCCGCACCGGCGTGCTGAGCCGCATCACCGACGTCAAGGCCCTCAACAGCGCCGTCGACCTGGGCTGGCACGAGGACCAGCTGCACCGCATCGCCGCCGGCAAGGCACCTGACGCGGCCCGCACCAAGCTCGCCACGGCACTGTCGCTCGTGCGCCGCAACGGCCGCGACGCCTTCGCCAAGCGGCGCGCCTGA
- a CDS encoding fatty acid desaturase family protein, whose protein sequence is MTTEINPATTPSGEYVSHFTDLMRTVKDEGLLERRHGYYWMQIGVHVGAFFGIWAAFFVVGNSWWQLALAAALGVIVTQFGFLGHDAAHRQMFASAAWNSWTARILAGGFAGLSFAWWRAKHNMHHKGPNLEGYDPDIGPGAIAFTPGIVAQRTTGFAGWFVKRQGWLFFPLLTLEGLNLHAESIRAARDKTSNQPWRRVELWLVVTRLVAYVAILLAFLPLGKAVAFFAVQMAVFGFCLGASFAPAHKGMPIIPPEMKLDFLRRQVMVSRNVRGNPVVDWAMGGLNYQIEHHLFPSMPRCNLRKAQPFVKAHCEAHGIDYMEVGLFRSYAIVVDYLNNVGLRARDPFDCPLSAQLRG, encoded by the coding sequence ATGACGACAGAGATCAACCCGGCGACCACGCCGTCAGGCGAATACGTCAGCCACTTCACCGACCTGATGCGCACGGTCAAGGACGAGGGGCTGCTGGAGCGTCGCCACGGCTACTACTGGATGCAGATCGGCGTCCACGTCGGAGCGTTCTTCGGCATCTGGGCCGCGTTCTTCGTGGTCGGCAACTCGTGGTGGCAGCTCGCGCTGGCCGCGGCACTCGGCGTCATCGTCACGCAGTTCGGCTTCCTCGGTCACGACGCCGCCCACCGCCAGATGTTCGCGTCGGCCGCGTGGAACTCGTGGACCGCGCGCATCCTCGCGGGCGGCTTCGCGGGGCTGAGCTTCGCGTGGTGGCGAGCCAAGCACAACATGCACCACAAGGGCCCCAACCTCGAGGGCTACGACCCCGACATCGGCCCCGGTGCCATCGCGTTCACGCCCGGCATCGTCGCCCAGCGGACGACCGGGTTCGCCGGCTGGTTCGTGAAGCGCCAGGGGTGGCTGTTCTTCCCGCTGCTGACGCTCGAGGGGCTCAACCTGCACGCCGAGAGCATCCGCGCCGCCCGCGACAAGACGTCCAACCAGCCATGGCGGCGGGTCGAGCTGTGGCTCGTCGTGACCCGCCTGGTCGCGTACGTCGCGATCCTGCTGGCGTTCCTGCCGCTCGGCAAGGCCGTGGCCTTCTTCGCGGTGCAGATGGCGGTGTTCGGGTTCTGCCTCGGGGCGTCGTTCGCGCCGGCCCACAAGGGCATGCCCATCATCCCGCCGGAGATGAAGCTCGACTTCCTGCGCCGCCAGGTCATGGTGTCGCGCAACGTGCGGGGCAATCCGGTCGTCGACTGGGCGATGGGCGGGCTCAACTACCAGATCGAGCACCACCTGTTCCCGAGCATGCCGCGCTGCAACCTGCGCAAGGCCCAGCCGTTCGTCAAGGCGCACTGCGAGGCCCACGGCATTGACTACATGGAGGTCGGGCTCTTCCGCTCCTACGCGATCGTGGTCGACTACCTCAACAACGTCGGTCTGCGGGCTCGCGACCCCTTCGACTGCCCGCTGTCGGCCCAGCTGCGGGGCTGA